GGGAGCACCTGGCAGGGTGCTGGCGGGCATTGAAGAGCACGGCGGCCTTCCTTGCTGTTCTGCTTACCCTGTGCTTACCCGAAGGTGGAGCGCGGGTTAGGTGGTCCGTAAGTCATTGATTTTTGGTCGGGGTGAGAGGATTTGAACCTCCGACCACCGCCTCCCGAAGGCGGTGCTCTACCAAGCTGAGCTACACCCCGAGCGGTAGGGAATCAGGCGGACTTCAGTAGTCCCGCTCCACGGCGAATTCCGCCAGGGCGACCAGGGCATCCCTGTAGGCCGAGTCGGGAATATCCGCCAGCGCCGCGATGGCCTTTGCGGCCTCGGTGCGCGCGGCGTGCGCAGTGTATGCGATGGACCCGGTGGATTCAATCGCGGATGCCACGGCATCGATGTCCGCCAGGCCGCCATTACGCACCGCCTCTCGCAGCACCTCGCGTTGCGCCGGCGCCGACTCGCGCATGGCGTGGATGAGGGGTAGGGTGGGTTTGCCCTCTGCCAGATCGTCGCCGATGTTCTTGCCCAGCGCGGCGGCGGAGGAGCTGTAGTCCAGCGCATCGTCCACGAGCTGGAAGGCGGTGCCCAGGTGGAGCCCATAGCGGGCCAGGGCCGTCTCATCCTGCCGCGGGCGGCCCGCCAGTATGGCGCCCAGCTGGCTACCGGCCTCGAACAGCTTGGCGGTCTTGGCCTGGATCACCCGGCGGTATTGCTCCTCCGTGGTGTCCGGTTCGTGACAATTCAGCAGCTGCTGCACCTCGCCCTCGGCGATGACGTTGGTGGTGTCGGCGAGGATCTCCATGACCCGGGGGTTGCCCACGGATACCATCATCTGAAAGGAGCGTGAGTAGAGAAAATCGCCCACCAGCACGCTGGCCTCGTTGCCCCAGATGGAATTCGCCGTTTCGCGGCCGCGGCGCAGGTTGGAGGCATCCACCACGTCGTCGTGGAGCAGGGTCGCCGTGTGGATGAACTCGATGACGGCCGCCAGGGTGATGTGATGTTCGCCGCGATAGTGACAGGCGCCGGCGCTTAGCAGCACCAGCAGCGGACGCAGCCGCTTGCCCCCGCTGTTGATGATGTAGTGGCTGAGCTGGTCGATGAGCACCACCTCGGAGCTGAGACGCTCGCGGATGGTGAGGTCGACGGCGGCCGCGTCCTCCAATACCAGGGCCCGGATCTGGTCGAGATCGAGGGATGGCTGGAGGACTGTGCCTGAGTAGGCAGGGGATATGGATTGACCCTTCTCTAGCATGGCGAATGTATGGCGAGGTGGCCCCTGAAAAATGGATGGTTCAAAGCCGGCAGCGTCGGGCACCGCCCGCGGCCGGGAAGTTAGTCGCGCCGCAGGCGTGAGCCTCCCCGAAGCCGGAGTCAATGCCTTGGTGTACCGCGGTGATCAGCACGCCGCCGGGGCCACAACCACTGCCTGACACCCCCCATGTTCCCACATTCTTTCTGGAATACCCACAATGGGGCAGCGGCCGTGGTCCGGTCTGGGCCTGGATCGGAGGGGAGGCGGGGGTTGCCCTGCAAACATAATGTCGTGTGCGGCTTTGCACGGCGTCTACCACCTTGTTTGTAAGCGTGAAACCGATTAGAATCCCGCGCTTTTCCGGCGTCCCTAATGAGGGGCGACAACCAGTATGCGGAGCACTTCGATGTACGCGGTATTTATTACGGGTGGTAAACAGTATCGGGTCAAGGAAGGGGACCGGATCCGTGTCGAGAAGCTGGTGGGCGACGAGGGTGCCAGCGTGGATTTCGACCATGTCCTGATGGTGGGTGAGGGAAGCGATGTCCGGATCGGCGCGCCCTACGTGGCCGGCGGCAGGGTGACCTGCACCGTGAAGGGCCAGGGCCGGGGCAAGAAGGTGAACATCATCAAGTTCCGGCGCCGCAAGCACCACATGAAGCGTATGGGGCACCGGCAGGCCTATACCGAGGTCGAGATCACGGGCATCAGCGCCGGTTGAATGGTCACCGGTTGAATGGTCAGGAGAGCATAGATGGCACATAAGAAGGCAGGCGGCAGTACCCGAAACGGCCGCGATTCAGAATCCAAACGCCTGGGCGTGAAGCGCTTCGGCGGCGAGACGGTCAACGCCGGCAGCATCATCGTGCGCCAGCGGGGCACCCGCTTCCACCCCGGCTTCAATGTGGGGCTGGGACGGGATCACACCCTGTTTGCGAAGGCCGACGGCCGGGTGGTGTTCGAGGTCAAGGGTGCCAGCCAGCGCAAGACGGTGAGTGTGCGCCCGGATTAGGCGCGATTGATAATGGATCATGGAAAGGCCCCGTTCTTACGGGGCCTTTTTGGTACGGCACCATGAAATTCGTCGACGAGGCCACCATCCGGGTGGAGGCGGGCAATGGCGGCAACGGTTGTCTAAGCTTCCGGCGCGAGAAGTACATCCCGCGGGGCGGTCCCGACGGCGGCGACGGCGGCGACGGCGGCAGCATCTATCTGGAGGCCGATCCCAACCTCAACACCCTGGCGGACTTCCGGTATACCCGGCGCTTCAAGGCCACGCGGGGGGAAGACGGCAGGGGCCGCCAGATGACCGGTAGCAGCGGCGAGGATCTGGTTATCCGCGTGCCCCCCGGGACCGTGGTATCGGTCGCCGAGACAGGGGAACTCATGGGTGACCTCACCGCGGAGGGCCAGCGCCTGTGTGTGGCCCGTGGCGGCCACCATGGCCTCGGCAATATCCACTTCAAGAGCAGTACCAACCGCGCGCCGCGGCGCACCACCTCGGGTACCCCGGGAGAGCAGCGGGACCTGCGACTGGAACTGCGCCTGCTCGCCGACGTGGGGTTGCTGGGCCTGCCCAATGCGGGCAAGTCCACCCTCCTGCGCGCGGTGTCCGCGGCTCGCCCCAAGGTGGCCGACTATCCTTTCACCACCCTGCATCCCCAACTCGGGGTGGTGCGGGTGGGGCCGGAGCAGAGCTTCGTCATCGCCGACATCCCGGGTCTCATCGAGGGGGCCGCCGAGGGCGCCGGTCTGGGGATCCGCTTCCTCAGGCATCTCGCCCGCACCCGTCTGCTGTTCCACCTGGTGGACGTGGCCCCGCCGGATCCCCTCCAGGACCCGGTGGCGGGGGTGCGCGCGGTGGCCCACGAGTTGCGGCGGTTCAGTCCCCGGCTGGCCGGGCTGGAGCGCTGGCTGGTGCTGAACAAGGTGG
The Gammaproteobacteria bacterium DNA segment above includes these coding regions:
- the rplU gene encoding 50S ribosomal protein L21; amino-acid sequence: MYAVFITGGKQYRVKEGDRIRVEKLVGDEGASVDFDHVLMVGEGSDVRIGAPYVAGGRVTCTVKGQGRGKKVNIIKFRRRKHHMKRMGHRQAYTEVEITGISAG
- the ispB gene encoding octaprenyl diphosphate synthase gives rise to the protein MLEKGQSISPAYSGTVLQPSLDLDQIRALVLEDAAAVDLTIRERLSSEVVLIDQLSHYIINSGGKRLRPLLVLLSAGACHYRGEHHITLAAVIEFIHTATLLHDDVVDASNLRRGRETANSIWGNEASVLVGDFLYSRSFQMMVSVGNPRVMEILADTTNVIAEGEVQQLLNCHEPDTTEEQYRRVIQAKTAKLFEAGSQLGAILAGRPRQDETALARYGLHLGTAFQLVDDALDYSSSAAALGKNIGDDLAEGKPTLPLIHAMRESAPAQREVLREAVRNGGLADIDAVASAIESTGSIAYTAHAARTEAAKAIAALADIPDSAYRDALVALAEFAVERDY
- the rpmA gene encoding 50S ribosomal protein L27, which produces MAHKKAGGSTRNGRDSESKRLGVKRFGGETVNAGSIIVRQRGTRFHPGFNVGLGRDHTLFAKADGRVVFEVKGASQRKTVSVRPD